GCTCGTAGTGAATTTCGTTGAAGAGATGTTTTAGTCTTTCCACGATGCCTAATATCAATGCATGAAAATCATTTCTGGCAAGGGCATTTTCAAAATTAGCACGATTCTTGCTTTATTTGTAAAAATCCAGTAGATTTGACTTCTTGGAATTAACCAGTAGAGATATTCTGGATGATTCATTTAACAGATAGAGCTGCAGATAAAATTCGTTCGCTTGAGGCTGAAATCTCAGACGAATCCAAGAGTCTGCGTATTTTCGTGGAAGCTGGCGGATGCTCAGGCTTTGAATATGGTATGTCGTTTGACGAACCAAAAGAAGACGATCATAAGCTGGAAGACAATGGTGTCTCCTTTTTGATCGATCCTACCAGCTTGAGTTATTTGGATGGCTCAAAGGTGGATTTTGACGATGGCTTGAAGGGAAAAGGATTCGAGGTCATCAATCCAAACGCGACTAGCACCTGCGGTTGTGGCAAGAGCTTTAGCTAAATGACTATTTGCGCTTGGCTTTGAGCGCACTGGTCCCTAAACCCAAGCCTTTTTGCATGCTTGGAACAAAGAAATCATCGAACCTTGCGACTGAAGAGCTTGCTCGACTACGCGATGAACTTGGCACCTTGAAGGCCAGGCTGGAGAGTTTGGAGGTTGCTGCCTCCAGGAAACCGCCAGCTATCAACATCGCAGACGTATGCAGTATTCGTCCACCAAGGCCGTTGGCTGAGCCTATTGGTACCGTCAGGGAATTGGCTCAAAAGGAAACGGATATTGATCATTTTTCCGGTATTGACCATGAGGTACATCTTGAGGCTTTCATGGATCGAGACCTGCAACAGGTTCCTGCCCTGGAAGATCGTGAACACTATTTCCCGGGACAGGATCTTGACTACTGGCTCAGCGGTTTGCGCGATTACCTCAGGATCAACCAGGAACTGGAGAATGCTGGTCGTCCGCTAAACGCCGGTGATCGCCTTTTTGATTTCGGTGCTGCGTCGGGGCGGGTGTTGAGGCATTTTGCTGCCCAGCAGCCTGATATTGATCTGGCTTGTGCTGATGTGAACGAAAACCATGTGGAATGGGTTTCAAAGCACCTTGCATCGGATGCATACGCATTCCAGTGCACGAATATACCGTCCTTACCGATCGAGGATAATTCCTTCGATCTGGTCTATGCTTTTTCGGTGTTCACTCACATGGATGAGTTGGAGACGACGTGGCTTGCTGAGTTGCGACGTATCTTAAGGCCCGGCGGTTATGCTTATTTCAGTGTTCAGACTGAAGATACCTGGAAACTGCTTAATCCGGATCATTTTCTCTATGGGCATTTGCTTTATAATCAGGCAAATCTACCAGACTGGGAAATTAAGCCGGAGCTTTTTGAGAATCCAATGCCTTCGGAGAAAGTTGTTTTTCGATTCGAGAACTCATCTGTCTATAATACCTGCACCTTTCAGAGTAAGGCTTACGTAAAGGAGGTATGGGGCCGTTTCTTTGATATCGAAAAAATCCTATACTGTGGTCACGACTTTCAGGACGTTGTTCTGATGCGTAAGCCAAATTGAAGATTTGTCATGATCCACCTTTATTGCTGCTACACTGAGGCGCACAAGGTTATGTTTCAGGACTACTTTGTCCCGTCACTAACCAACAATGTGCTTGTTCATGCTTACCGAATCGATCTGGCAGGACCAGGTGACTTTCTCAGTCAGGAATTCATCGAATGCATTCGGCGGAAGATTGATCTCATTGTTGCAAGTATCGATCGACACCGTGGAGACATCATTGTCTGGAGCGAT
The Rubellicoccus peritrichatus DNA segment above includes these coding regions:
- the erpA gene encoding iron-sulfur cluster insertion protein ErpA, giving the protein MIHLTDRAADKIRSLEAEISDESKSLRIFVEAGGCSGFEYGMSFDEPKEDDHKLEDNGVSFLIDPTSLSYLDGSKVDFDDGLKGKGFEVINPNATSTCGCGKSFS
- a CDS encoding class I SAM-dependent methyltransferase; this translates as MLGTKKSSNLATEELARLRDELGTLKARLESLEVAASRKPPAINIADVCSIRPPRPLAEPIGTVRELAQKETDIDHFSGIDHEVHLEAFMDRDLQQVPALEDREHYFPGQDLDYWLSGLRDYLRINQELENAGRPLNAGDRLFDFGAASGRVLRHFAAQQPDIDLACADVNENHVEWVSKHLASDAYAFQCTNIPSLPIEDNSFDLVYAFSVFTHMDELETTWLAELRRILRPGGYAYFSVQTEDTWKLLNPDHFLYGHLLYNQANLPDWEIKPELFENPMPSEKVVFRFENSSVYNTCTFQSKAYVKEVWGRFFDIEKILYCGHDFQDVVLMRKPN